A single Atopobiaceae bacterium DNA region contains:
- a CDS encoding murein biosynthesis integral membrane protein MurJ encodes MIHQPKHQKGQRPTDVAPACQDPVPEDPDTSLASPEGDEVQADRPSEGAAGDEVGRSAAMMGALVIVSRLTGFLRTWGQAFALGTTLLSSCYTVASNLPNQLYELVMGGLLATSFLPVYLSCKERSGRKSANAYASNLLSIVLLLMGALSVLGIVFAVQFIWTQSFTASSTFDADRAVYFFRFFAIEIVLYGLSAVVSGILNAERDYFWSNAAPIINNVVCTASFFAYAALSSSNPGLAMLILAIGNPAGVAMQVVVQLPAMRRHGVHLTLHIDWHDHLLKETLIIGAPTLIATVVSFATCSVQSTAALAVTDQGASIAYYARLWYTLPYAIIAVPITTAMFTELSTMVSKHDHRGFVSGISSGISQILFFLIPFSIFLAVFSDSLISLLAFGKFDTAEIGTTASYLGALALSLPLYGVCTYLQKVCSSLRRMGIYAAASVVAGVIQIVVCLAAAPVFGLNIVAYSSAAFFLAVDAVTLVSLRKELGHIGMRGIIGTGLKALGLGIVGGIVGMLVSALIAGFLPDDVPNLVAALSSIIGGGIPAVLVTFGLATALHMPEARSIRTMVARVLHR; translated from the coding sequence ATGATCCACCAACCGAAGCATCAGAAGGGGCAGCGGCCGACCGACGTGGCCCCCGCCTGCCAGGACCCCGTGCCCGAGGACCCCGACACCTCCTTGGCAAGCCCGGAGGGAGACGAGGTCCAGGCCGACCGACCTTCCGAAGGCGCCGCTGGAGACGAGGTCGGGCGTTCGGCGGCGATGATGGGCGCCCTCGTCATCGTGAGCCGCCTCACGGGGTTCCTGAGGACCTGGGGCCAGGCCTTCGCGCTGGGGACGACCCTCCTCTCGAGCTGCTACACCGTGGCCTCGAACCTGCCCAACCAGCTCTACGAGCTCGTGATGGGTGGCCTCCTGGCGACGTCCTTCCTCCCGGTCTACCTCTCGTGCAAGGAGCGCTCGGGGAGGAAGTCGGCCAACGCGTACGCATCCAACCTCCTCTCCATCGTCCTGCTGCTCATGGGCGCCCTCTCGGTGCTGGGCATCGTCTTCGCCGTGCAGTTCATCTGGACCCAGTCGTTCACCGCGTCGTCCACCTTCGACGCCGACCGTGCCGTCTACTTCTTCCGCTTCTTCGCGATAGAGATCGTGCTCTATGGCCTCTCGGCGGTCGTCTCGGGCATCCTCAACGCCGAGCGCGACTACTTCTGGAGCAACGCGGCGCCCATCATCAACAACGTCGTGTGCACCGCGTCGTTCTTCGCCTATGCGGCGCTCTCGTCCTCCAACCCGGGCCTGGCCATGCTCATCCTCGCCATCGGCAACCCGGCAGGCGTCGCCATGCAGGTGGTGGTCCAGCTCCCTGCGATGCGCCGCCACGGGGTCCACCTCACGCTCCACATCGACTGGCACGACCACCTCCTCAAGGAGACCCTGATCATCGGCGCCCCGACCCTCATAGCCACTGTCGTCTCGTTCGCTACCTGCTCCGTCCAGTCGACGGCGGCGCTGGCGGTGACCGACCAGGGGGCATCGATCGCCTACTATGCCCGGCTCTGGTACACGCTGCCCTATGCCATCATCGCCGTCCCCATCACGACGGCCATGTTCACCGAGCTCTCGACCATGGTGAGCAAGCACGACCACCGGGGATTCGTCTCGGGGATCTCGTCGGGCATCTCCCAGATCCTCTTCTTCCTCATCCCGTTCTCGATCTTCCTGGCGGTCTTCTCGGACAGCCTCATCTCGCTGCTCGCGTTCGGCAAGTTCGACACGGCAGAGATCGGGACCACGGCCTCCTACCTGGGTGCCCTCGCGCTCTCCCTGCCGCTCTATGGCGTGTGCACCTACCTGCAGAAGGTCTGCTCGTCGCTGCGTCGCATGGGCATCTATGCCGCGGCGAGCGTCGTGGCCGGCGTCATCCAGATCGTGGTCTGCCTCGCGGCCGCCCCGGTGTTCGGCCTCAACATCGTCGCCTACTCGTCTGCCGCCTTCTTCCTGGCGGTCGACGCGGTGACGCTCGTGAGCCTGAGGAAGGAGCTCGGCCACATCGGCATGAGGGGCATCATCGGCACGGGTCTCAAGGCCCTCGGCCTCGGCATCGTCGGTGGCATCGTCGGGATGCTCGTCTCGGCCCTCATCGCAGGGTTCCTGCCTGATGACGTCCCGAACCTCGTGGCGGCCCTCTCCTCGATCATCGGGGGTGGCATACCTGCCGTCCTCGTGACGTTCGGCCTCGCCACCGCGCTGCACATGCCCGAGGCCCGTTCCATCCGCACGATGGTCGCCAGGGTCCTGCATCGCTGA
- the ybaK gene encoding Cys-tRNA(Pro) deacylase, translated as MSRRQRAPKTNAMRELERGGVPYVLHTYEAAETPGHGLGVEIARSLGQDPDRDFKTLVCVSPAGDHVVCCIPVDLELDLKRAAAAAGEKSLSMMHVADLEPVCGYQRGACSPVGMRKAFPTLIDETAQLFDTICVSGGARGIQLEVAPAALVAFTHAKLADLTQGV; from the coding sequence ATGTCCCGCAGGCAGAGGGCACCCAAGACCAATGCCATGCGCGAGCTCGAGCGCGGTGGCGTTCCCTATGTGCTCCATACCTACGAGGCGGCCGAGACCCCGGGCCACGGCCTGGGCGTCGAGATCGCGCGGAGCCTCGGGCAGGACCCGGACCGAGACTTCAAGACGCTCGTCTGCGTGAGCCCCGCGGGCGACCATGTGGTCTGTTGCATCCCCGTGGACCTCGAGCTCGACCTCAAGCGGGCCGCGGCAGCGGCAGGGGAGAAGTCCCTCTCGATGATGCACGTGGCCGACCTCGAGCCGGTCTGCGGCTATCAGCGGGGGGCCTGCTCGCCCGTGGGGATGCGCAAGGCCTTCCCCACGCTCATCGACGAGACGGCCCAGCTCTTCGACACGATCTGCGTCTCGGGTGGCGCGCGGGGCATCCAGCTCGAGGTCGCTCCTGCCGCGCTCGTGGCGTTCACCCACGCGAAGCTCGCCGACCTGACCCAGGGGGTCTGA
- the uvrA gene encoding excinuclease ABC subunit UvrA: MAQDAIVIRGAREHNLADIDVTIPRDKLVVITGLSGSGKSSLAFDTIYAEGQRRYVESLSSYARQFLGQMDKPDLDSIDGLSPAVSIDQKTTSKNPRSTVGTVTEIYDYLRLLYARVGIPHCPECGRVIERQTTDQVADKVLAAGTGRRAYVLAPVVLGRKGEYTKLLEDLRREGFSRVRIDGEVRDLDEDVTLDKKLKHTLEVVVDRIVIRETSLGRIAEAVETATRLAGGKVGVWLLPDKDDPEGMPGELLQYSLALACPVHGHSIDDLQPRDFSFNAPYGACPDCDGLGVRRVVDAESLIEDPTKSVAEGVFGSFFGKSNYYPQIFSAVCKHLRVSDETPWNKLPKKVRVALLDGMGATKVRVDYRTVDGRDTHWFTKYSGVRSILFEKYTETTNDQMRARLERYIREEPCDTCHGARLKPEMLAVTVGDRNIDEVCRMSCRESLDFFENLELSERQLVIGGPIVKEIRARLAFMVDVGLDYLTLARASRSLSGGEAQRIRLATQIGAGLMGVLYVLDEPSIGLHQRDNDRLIKTLERLRDMGNTVIVVEHDEDTIRAADYVIDMGPGAGERGGKVVAAGTPAQIMASPESLTGAYLRGDRLIRLPDKRRKPRRGKLRITGATCNNLKGVTAEVEIGTLTVVTGVSGSGKSSLVTDTLAPALTNLVQRSTRPVGPYKKLTGVELIDKVIDVDQSPIGRTPRSNPATYIGLWDDLRALFASTPESRARGYSPGRFSFNVSGGRCEACKGDGQIKIEMNFLPDVYVPCEVCHGARYNRETLEVTYHGKNIAQVLDMSVTEALAFFQNIPQIKAKLQTLYDVGLGYIRLGQPATTLSGGEAQRVKLAKELHRRQTGKTFYILDEPTTGLHFEDVRQLLDVLERLVDAGNTVLVIEHNLDVIKVADRLIDLGPEGGDAGGTVVCAGTPEQVAACPQSYTGRFLAPVLEHTRAAQDALDAKAGE, translated from the coding sequence ATGGCACAGGACGCAATCGTCATCCGCGGCGCACGCGAGCACAACCTCGCAGACATCGACGTCACCATCCCGCGTGACAAGCTCGTGGTGATCACGGGGCTCTCGGGCTCGGGCAAGTCGAGCCTCGCCTTCGACACGATCTATGCCGAGGGCCAGCGTCGCTACGTGGAGTCCCTCTCGAGCTATGCCCGGCAGTTCCTGGGCCAGATGGACAAGCCTGACCTCGACTCCATCGACGGCCTCTCGCCGGCCGTGTCGATCGACCAGAAGACGACCTCCAAGAACCCGCGCTCCACGGTGGGCACGGTGACCGAGATCTATGACTACCTGCGCCTGCTCTATGCGCGCGTCGGCATCCCGCACTGTCCCGAGTGCGGCCGCGTCATCGAGCGCCAGACCACCGACCAGGTGGCCGACAAGGTCCTGGCCGCCGGCACGGGAAGGCGCGCCTACGTGCTCGCGCCCGTGGTGCTCGGTCGCAAGGGCGAGTACACGAAGCTCCTCGAGGACCTGCGGCGCGAGGGCTTCTCGCGCGTGCGCATCGATGGCGAGGTGCGCGACCTCGACGAGGACGTCACGCTCGACAAGAAGCTCAAGCACACCCTCGAGGTCGTGGTCGACCGCATCGTCATCCGCGAGACCTCGCTGGGCCGCATCGCCGAGGCCGTCGAGACGGCCACCCGGCTCGCGGGGGGCAAGGTGGGAGTCTGGCTCCTGCCCGACAAGGACGACCCCGAGGGGATGCCGGGCGAGCTGCTGCAGTACTCACTGGCGCTGGCATGCCCCGTGCACGGCCACTCGATCGACGACCTCCAGCCCCGCGACTTCTCGTTCAACGCACCCTACGGCGCCTGCCCCGACTGCGACGGGCTGGGCGTCCGTCGCGTCGTGGACGCCGAGTCGCTCATCGAGGACCCGACCAAGTCCGTGGCCGAGGGGGTCTTCGGCTCGTTCTTCGGCAAGTCCAACTACTATCCCCAGATCTTCTCGGCCGTCTGCAAGCACCTGCGGGTCTCGGACGAGACCCCCTGGAACAAGCTGCCCAAGAAGGTCCGGGTGGCCCTCCTCGACGGCATGGGTGCCACCAAGGTCCGCGTGGACTACCGCACCGTGGACGGTCGAGACACCCACTGGTTCACCAAGTACTCGGGCGTGCGCTCCATCCTCTTCGAGAAGTACACCGAGACCACCAACGACCAGATGCGTGCCCGTCTCGAGCGCTACATCCGCGAGGAGCCCTGCGACACCTGCCACGGGGCCCGTCTCAAGCCCGAGATGCTGGCCGTCACGGTGGGCGACAGGAACATCGACGAGGTGTGCCGCATGAGCTGCCGCGAGAGCCTCGACTTCTTCGAGAACCTCGAGCTCTCGGAGCGCCAGCTCGTCATAGGTGGTCCCATCGTGAAGGAGATCCGCGCCCGGCTCGCCTTCATGGTCGACGTGGGCCTCGACTACCTCACGCTGGCGCGCGCCTCGAGGAGCCTCTCGGGCGGCGAGGCCCAGCGCATCCGCCTGGCCACCCAGATCGGCGCCGGCCTCATGGGCGTGCTCTACGTCCTCGACGAGCCGTCCATCGGCCTGCACCAGCGCGACAACGACCGTCTCATCAAGACCCTCGAGCGCCTCCGCGACATGGGCAACACGGTCATCGTGGTCGAGCACGACGAGGACACCATCCGGGCGGCCGACTACGTGATCGACATGGGCCCGGGCGCCGGCGAGCGCGGCGGCAAGGTCGTGGCCGCGGGTACCCCTGCGCAGATCATGGCCTCGCCTGAGTCGCTCACCGGTGCCTACCTCAGGGGCGACCGTCTCATACGCCTCCCCGACAAGCGCAGGAAGCCCCGTCGCGGCAAGCTCAGGATCACGGGCGCCACCTGCAACAACCTCAAGGGCGTCACGGCCGAGGTCGAGATAGGCACGCTCACCGTGGTGACGGGCGTGTCGGGCAGCGGCAAGAGCTCGCTCGTGACCGACACCCTGGCACCCGCCCTCACCAACCTCGTGCAGAGGAGCACCCGTCCGGTCGGCCCCTACAAGAAGCTCACCGGCGTGGAGCTCATCGACAAGGTCATCGACGTCGACCAGAGCCCCATCGGGCGCACCCCGCGCTCCAACCCGGCCACCTACATCGGCCTCTGGGACGACCTCCGGGCGCTGTTCGCCTCCACCCCCGAGAGCCGCGCTCGTGGCTACTCGCCGGGGCGCTTCTCGTTCAACGTCTCGGGAGGGCGCTGCGAGGCCTGCAAGGGCGACGGCCAGATCAAGATCGAGATGAACTTCCTGCCCGACGTCTACGTGCCCTGCGAGGTCTGCCACGGTGCCCGCTACAACCGCGAGACCCTGGAGGTCACCTACCACGGCAAGAACATCGCGCAGGTGCTCGACATGTCGGTCACCGAGGCCCTCGCCTTCTTCCAGAACATCCCGCAGATCAAGGCCAAGCTCCAGACCCTCTACGACGTGGGCCTGGGCTACATCAGGCTGGGCCAGCCCGCCACCACGCTCTCGGGCGGCGAGGCCCAGCGCGTGAAGCTCGCCAAGGAGCTGCACCGTCGGCAGACCGGCAAGACCTTCTACATCCTCGACGAGCCCACCACCGGGCTCCACTTCGAGGACGTGCGCCAGCTCCTCGACGTGCTCGAGCGCCTGGTCGACGCGGGCAACACCGTGCTCGTGATCGAGCACAACCTCGACGTCATCAAGGTCGCCGACCGTCTCATCGACCTCGGGCCCGAGGGGGGAGACGCCGGTGGCACCGTGGTCTGTGCTGGCACGCCGGAGCAGGTCGCGGCATGTCCCCAGAGCTACACGGGCCGCTTCCTCGCGCCCGTGCTGGAGCACACGCGCGCCGCCCAGGACGCCCTCGACGCCAAGGCGGGCGAGTGA
- a CDS encoding 3-oxoacyl-ACP reductase FabG, which produces MLLEGKVAVVTGGTRGIGYSIVTTYLREGAKVALFGSRQETVEAALANVRAELPDAEVMGLAPDLRSAAAVTDALDQVKAAFGSLDIQVNNAGISQSTPLLDYTQDDFDKVLGINVESVLVCSQAAARVMVEEGGGVILNTSSMVGTYGQASGVGYPASKFAVNGITRSLARELGPKHIRVNAVAPGVTATDMVTALPQEWQDKLAASVPLGRIGTPQDVANAFLFLASDMASYVTGAVLPVDGATQV; this is translated from the coding sequence ATGCTACTCGAAGGAAAGGTCGCCGTCGTCACCGGAGGAACGCGCGGCATCGGCTACTCGATCGTGACCACATACCTGCGAGAGGGCGCGAAGGTCGCCCTGTTCGGCAGCCGTCAGGAGACCGTCGAGGCGGCGCTGGCGAACGTCCGCGCGGAGCTCCCGGACGCAGAGGTCATGGGGCTTGCCCCGGACCTCAGGTCCGCAGCTGCGGTCACGGACGCCCTCGACCAGGTCAAGGCGGCCTTCGGCTCGCTCGACATCCAGGTCAACAACGCCGGCATCTCGCAGTCGACGCCGCTGCTCGACTACACGCAGGACGACTTCGACAAGGTCCTCGGGATCAACGTCGAGTCCGTCCTCGTCTGCAGCCAGGCAGCCGCACGGGTCATGGTCGAGGAGGGCGGCGGCGTCATCCTCAACACCAGCTCGATGGTCGGCACCTACGGCCAGGCCTCTGGCGTTGGCTACCCCGCGTCCAAGTTCGCCGTGAACGGCATCACGCGCTCGCTCGCCCGCGAGCTCGGCCCCAAGCACATCAGGGTCAACGCCGTGGCCCCCGGCGTCACCGCCACCGACATGGTGACGGCGCTGCCCCAGGAGTGGCAGGACAAGCTCGCGGCCTCGGTGCCGCTGGGACGCATCGGCACACCGCAGGACGTGGCGAACGCCTTCCTCTTCCTGGCGAGCGACATGGCGAGCTACGTCACGGGTGCGGTGCTCCCCGTTGACGGCGCCACGCAGGTCTAG
- a CDS encoding YhcH/YjgK/YiaL family protein encodes MLATKYDYLSDRFRAAYAFLGRDDLATLDPGRYDIDGERVFAKVMDVTTVPAESKDYEAHRRYFDVQYVVSGTEAFLVTPVCGLAETKPYDEEGDFALYAGPDVATTVILAPGDLVAVSPEEAHKPACCVAGPVAERKVVVKVAVD; translated from the coding sequence ATGCTCGCAACGAAGTACGACTACCTCTCGGACCGCTTCCGCGCGGCCTATGCGTTCCTGGGGCGTGACGACCTCGCGACCCTCGACCCCGGTCGCTACGACATCGACGGCGAGAGGGTCTTCGCCAAGGTGATGGACGTCACGACGGTGCCTGCCGAGTCCAAGGACTACGAGGCCCACAGGCGCTACTTCGACGTCCAGTACGTGGTGTCGGGCACGGAGGCCTTCCTTGTCACGCCCGTCTGCGGCCTTGCCGAGACCAAGCCCTATGACGAGGAAGGCGACTTCGCGCTCTATGCGGGGCCGGACGTGGCCACGACCGTCATCCTTGCCCCTGGCGACCTCGTGGCCGTGAGCCCGGAGGAGGCACACAAGCCCGCCTGCTGCGTGGCCGGCCCCGTGGCCGAGCGCAAGGTCGTCGTCAAGGTGGCAGTGGACTAG
- a CDS encoding GGGtGRT protein, translating to MAVTFEGYERRIDTINKALAENGISSLEECEKICKDKGIDPRALVLGVQSIAFENAVWAYTCGCALAIKRGVKTAPEAAKCIGEGLQAFCVPGSVADDRKVGLGHGNLGAMLLGNDTKCFCFLAGHESFAAAEGAIGIAMNANKARKTPLRVCLNGLGKDAAQIISRINGFTYVKTQFDYYTSELKVVETISYSDGPRAAINCYGADDVREGVAIMWHEDVDISITGNSTNPTRFQHPVAGTYKKERVVEKGLKYFSVASGGGTGRTLHPDNMGAGPASYGMTDTMGRMHSDAQFAGSSSVPAHVDMMGLIGMGNNPMVGATVACAVAVEEAMNK from the coding sequence ATGGCAGTTACTTTCGAAGGCTACGAGCGCCGTATCGACACGATCAACAAGGCTCTCGCCGAGAACGGCATCTCCTCTCTCGAGGAGTGCGAGAAGATCTGCAAGGACAAGGGCATCGACCCCCGCGCCCTCGTGCTGGGCGTCCAGTCCATCGCGTTCGAGAACGCCGTCTGGGCCTACACCTGCGGCTGCGCCCTGGCCATCAAGCGCGGCGTCAAGACCGCCCCTGAGGCGGCCAAGTGCATCGGCGAGGGCCTGCAGGCCTTCTGCGTGCCGGGCTCCGTCGCCGACGACCGCAAGGTCGGCCTCGGCCACGGCAACCTCGGTGCCATGCTCCTGGGCAACGACACCAAGTGCTTCTGCTTCCTCGCGGGCCACGAGTCCTTCGCGGCCGCCGAGGGCGCCATCGGCATCGCGATGAACGCCAACAAGGCCCGCAAGACCCCGCTCCGCGTCTGCCTCAATGGCCTGGGCAAGGATGCGGCGCAGATCATCAGCCGCATCAACGGCTTCACCTATGTGAAGACGCAGTTCGACTACTACACGAGCGAGCTCAAGGTCGTGGAGACCATCTCGTACTCCGATGGCCCGCGTGCGGCCATCAACTGCTACGGTGCCGACGACGTCCGCGAGGGCGTTGCCATCATGTGGCATGAGGACGTCGACATCTCCATCACCGGCAACTCCACCAACCCCACCCGCTTCCAGCATCCCGTCGCGGGCACGTACAAGAAGGAGCGCGTCGTCGAGAAGGGCCTCAAGTACTTCTCCGTGGCCTCCGGCGGCGGCACCGGCCGTACGCTGCACCCCGACAACATGGGTGCCGGCCCTGCCTCCTACGGCATGACCGACACGATGGGCCGTATGCACTCCGACGCCCAGTTCGCCGGCTCTTCCTCCGTGCCTGCGCACGTGGACATGATGGGTCTCATCGGCATGGGCAACAACCCCATGGTCGGTGCCACCGTGGCCTGCGCCGTCGCGGTCGAGGAGGCCATGAACAAGTAG
- a CDS encoding Mrp/NBP35 family ATP-binding protein, with translation MAAQDQGAERDEQGVPTFDANALSSVHHVIGVVSGKGGVGKSLVAGTLAVELARAGKRVGVLDADITGPSIPRMFGMGGAHATALGNLFLPEATEGGIKVMSANLLLEHEDDPVIWRGPILAGAIKQFWSQTDWGTIDYLLCDMPPGTGDVALTVFQSLPVDGIVIVTSPQDLVSMIVGKAVNMAEKMGVPVLGLVENMSYVTCPDCGARIEVFGESHLAETAEGYGLDVLGRMPIDPAFAQMCDAGTIEADLPADLLPDAVATILDLPEHEVAHPNEEVDADAGTTVGGCPSESSR, from the coding sequence ATGGCAGCACAGGACCAAGGAGCCGAGAGGGACGAGCAGGGTGTCCCGACCTTTGACGCGAACGCGCTCTCGAGCGTGCACCATGTGATCGGCGTCGTCTCGGGCAAGGGTGGCGTGGGCAAGTCGCTCGTCGCGGGCACGCTCGCCGTCGAGCTGGCACGGGCCGGCAAGCGCGTCGGCGTCCTCGACGCCGACATCACCGGCCCCTCGATCCCCCGCATGTTCGGGATGGGAGGGGCACATGCCACGGCGCTCGGGAACCTGTTCCTGCCCGAGGCCACCGAGGGCGGCATCAAGGTCATGAGCGCCAACCTCCTGCTCGAGCACGAGGACGACCCGGTGATCTGGCGCGGGCCCATCCTCGCCGGGGCCATCAAGCAGTTCTGGAGCCAGACCGACTGGGGCACCATCGACTACCTGCTCTGCGACATGCCCCCCGGAACGGGCGACGTGGCGCTCACGGTGTTCCAGAGCCTGCCGGTGGACGGCATCGTCATCGTCACGAGCCCCCAGGACCTCGTGAGCATGATCGTGGGCAAGGCCGTGAACATGGCCGAGAAGATGGGCGTCCCCGTGCTGGGCCTCGTCGAGAACATGAGCTACGTCACCTGCCCCGACTGCGGCGCGAGGATCGAGGTCTTCGGCGAGTCCCACCTGGCCGAGACGGCCGAGGGCTACGGCCTCGACGTCCTGGGCCGCATGCCCATCGACCCCGCCTTCGCGCAGATGTGCGACGCCGGTACCATCGAGGCCGACCTGCCCGCCGACCTTCTCCCCGACGCCGTGGCCACCATCCTCGACCTCCCCGAGCATGAGGTGGCGCACCCCAACGAGGAGGTCGACGCCGACGCCGGCACCACCGTGGGCGGCTGCCCCAGCGAGAGCAGCAGGTAG
- a CDS encoding NAD(P)/FAD-dependent oxidoreductase has protein sequence MPRVHAQTRAKAHQEAMRKAAGTAVPDACDVCVVGGGAAGIVAAIASAEAGATTVVLEAAPEAGRTILATGNGRCNFCNADLDPARYNDPAFVGAVMGADPLHDVLGLFADSGLIWTVEDGRYYPRSLCATSVRDVLLARAEAAGVVMACARPVGRVSHDAGGMCVGYEGSFSPGTSHVLHAATVIVATGGTSVPQGLEGSVVPRSPVLCSLSCTTPMVDLARLDGRRVRGEARLLRAGTPIYHESGEVLLRTYGISGIVTFDLSRRASAGDVIELDLVPELDDTSLAAHVRAHGSLDGALDPMVASELARHTHDPAELAHAAKHLTLLVDGPADAEHAQVTRGGLATRCFSASTLASHEEPTLFACGEALDVDADCGGFNLAWAWTSGMVAGRSAAATALSPSHTPAPTEGPSL, from the coding sequence ATGCCGAGGGTGCACGCTCAGACGAGGGCGAAGGCCCACCAGGAGGCGATGCGCAAGGCTGCCGGGACGGCGGTCCCCGACGCCTGCGACGTCTGCGTGGTAGGCGGCGGTGCCGCGGGGATCGTGGCGGCCATCGCCTCGGCCGAGGCCGGCGCCACGACGGTCGTGCTCGAGGCGGCACCCGAGGCAGGGCGGACCATCCTCGCCACCGGCAACGGCCGCTGCAACTTCTGTAACGCGGACCTCGACCCCGCCCGCTACAACGACCCCGCCTTCGTGGGTGCCGTCATGGGGGCCGACCCGCTCCATGACGTCCTGGGCCTGTTCGCCGACTCCGGCCTCATCTGGACCGTCGAGGACGGCCGCTACTACCCCCGGAGCCTCTGCGCGACGTCGGTGCGTGACGTCCTCCTCGCCCGTGCCGAGGCCGCAGGCGTCGTGATGGCCTGCGCCCGACCGGTCGGGCGCGTGAGCCACGACGCAGGAGGCATGTGCGTCGGATACGAGGGGTCCTTCTCGCCAGGCACGTCGCATGTCCTGCATGCCGCGACCGTCATCGTCGCCACCGGGGGCACCTCCGTGCCCCAGGGCCTCGAAGGGTCCGTGGTACCCCGCTCGCCCGTGCTGTGCTCGCTCTCCTGCACCACGCCCATGGTCGACCTGGCACGGCTCGACGGCAGGCGCGTCCGCGGCGAGGCACGGCTCCTGCGCGCCGGCACGCCCATCTACCACGAGTCCGGCGAGGTCCTCCTGCGCACCTATGGCATCTCGGGCATCGTCACCTTCGACCTCTCGAGAAGGGCGTCGGCCGGCGACGTCATCGAGCTCGACCTCGTGCCCGAGCTCGATGACACGTCGCTCGCGGCACACGTCCGCGCCCATGGCTCGCTCGACGGTGCCCTCGACCCGATGGTCGCCTCCGAGCTCGCACGCCATACGCACGACCCGGCGGAGCTCGCCCATGCCGCCAAGCACCTCACGCTCCTCGTGGACGGCCCGGCCGACGCCGAGCACGCCCAGGTCACGCGAGGCGGTCTTGCCACGAGGTGCTTCTCGGCATCGACGCTCGCGTCCCATGAGGAGCCGACGCTGTTCGCCTGCGGCGAGGCCCTCGACGTGGATGCCGACTGCGGCGGGTTCAACCTTGCCTGGGCCTGGACGAGCGGCATGGTCGCCGGGCGTTCCGCGGCGGCCACCGCCCTCTCCCCATCCCACACACCCGCACCCACGGAAGGTCCATCCCTATGA